The following proteins are co-located in the Helicobacter acinonychis genome:
- the ureE gene encoding urease accessory protein UreE: protein MIIERLTGNLRDLNPLDFKVDYVDLEWFETRKKIARFKTRQGKDIAIRLKDAPKLGLSQGDILFKEEKEIIAINILDSEVIHIQAKSVAEVAKICYEIGNRHATLYYGESQFEFKTPFEKPTLALLEKLGVQNRVLSSKLDSKERLTVSMPHNEPNFKVSLASDFKVVMK, encoded by the coding sequence ATGATTATAGAGCGTTTAACAGGCAATTTAAGGGATTTAAACCCCTTAGATTTCAAGGTGGATTATGTGGATTTGGAATGGTTTGAAACGAGGAAAAAAATCGCTCGCTTTAAGACCAGGCAAGGTAAAGACATAGCCATACGCCTTAAAGACGCTCCCAAGCTTGGTCTCTCTCAAGGGGATATTTTATTTAAAGAAGAGAAGGAAATTATCGCCATCAATATCTTGGATTCTGAAGTGATTCACATTCAAGCTAAAAGCGTGGCGGAAGTAGCCAAAATATGCTATGAAATAGGAAACCGCCATGCAACTTTATACTATGGCGAGTCTCAATTTGAATTTAAAACACCATTTGAAAAACCCACACTAGCTTTATTAGAAAAGCTAGGGGTACAAAATCGTGTTTTAAGTTCAAAATTGGATTCGAAAGAACGCTTGACCGTGAGCATGCCCCATAACGAACCTAATTTTAAGGTCTCATTGGCAAGCGATTTTAAAGTGGTAATGAAATAA